In Borreliella spielmanii, the DNA window TTGGTTAAAAACCGCTTTAACTGATGTAGGAGAATTTGATAAATTTTTGGGATATGATGAAGACAAAATAAAAGAAGCACTTGATCATATAAAAAAAGAACTTGATAAATGCACTGGAAAAGACGATGGAGAGAATCAAAAAACCACTTTCAAGCAGGTGGTTGAAGGAGCCCTTAAAGGCGGCATAGATGGTTTTTCAGGTCAAGCAACTACCACATGCCAATAATAAATACTAGCCCCCTTATTTGGGGGCTTTAAAAATATTGCTACGCTGCAAATATATAATCAAATTGTTTATCTTCTTTTAACGAGTCAAAGAAGATTAATGGGCTGTCGTTATAATCACGCTGATCAGACGGCATAAACCTTTCATCAAAATCTTTTAAATCCTTTAATCTATTGGTTTTTTTAAAATGGTTTTTTATAATTGCGGCCCAAAACATTGGACTCTTAAGTTCAGCATTTTTAGTAATAAACGCTTTTAAATCGTCTTCAATTTTCTTGACATCATCAATATTATTAGGGTCTATATTCTGAATAAAATTTATTTTTTGAATAATTGAGTTTATATTATCTTTTGTTTCAAAGTCATGTACCCAATTTTTTATGTTAGACAACGCTTCTTTAAAAATTCCATAATGATAAAAACTATCTTTTTTCTTGTTTTTGAATGGTGTAGTTTTGTTGTTCTGAATTATTGTTTTTTTCTGATTTTGATTATTGTAATTTTTTTGTTCTTGTTTTTTATTAACACTAATTTGCTTATTAGGTGTAGAATTTCTGTTTTCATAATTATTGTAATTAAGTGCTGCATCATTATCAACTTCACTTTTTATATTAAGATACCCAACTAA includes these proteins:
- a CDS encoding Mlp family lipoprotein, which translates into the protein WLKTALTDVGEFDKFLGYDEDKIKEALDHIKKELDKCTGKDDGENQKTTFKQVVEGALKGGIDGFSGQATTTCQ
- a CDS encoding ERF family protein; protein product: MNNVSEKNQNIQNKIQAEIDFLNAMDTLRMNLPRIDKSLNGFNNYYKYQDFNEILEEIENVIKKHNLKLGFYQQPTWSVVEGQVIDYIRTTFYSKSTGYRESFDTRIHTDKLQCNSVNTFPQQVGSAITYFKRYALVGYLNIKSEVDNDAALNYNNYENRNSTPNKQISVNKKQEQKNYNNQNQKKTIIQNNKTTPFKNKKKDSFYHYGIFKEALSNIKNWVHDFETKDNINSIIQKINFIQNIDPNNIDDVKKIEDDLKAFITKNAELKSPMFWAAIIKNHFKKTNRLKDLKDFDERFMPSDQRDYNDSPLIFFDSLKEDKQFDYIFAA